Proteins found in one Microbacterium sp. LWS13-1.2 genomic segment:
- a CDS encoding VOC family protein: MTPPPTAITTAFIPVHDPRAGAHWYADAFGLGIGEETDVSSVLAGSHGQVTLMGPKSGIHVEPGLPWATCNFRVDDLASVHERLARLGAHPTDVLGDPGRCLFFTATDPDGNTILVTDR; this comes from the coding sequence ATGACGCCCCCGCCGACGGCCATCACGACCGCGTTCATCCCGGTCCACGACCCGCGCGCGGGAGCGCACTGGTATGCCGATGCCTTCGGCCTCGGCATCGGCGAGGAGACCGACGTCTCGAGTGTGCTCGCAGGCTCGCACGGCCAGGTGACGCTGATGGGCCCGAAGAGCGGCATCCACGTCGAGCCCGGTCTGCCGTGGGCGACGTGCAACTTCCGCGTCGACGACCTCGCGTCGGTGCACGAACGGCTCGCCCGGCTCGGCGCGCACCCGACCGACGTGCTGGGCGACCCGGGCCGCTGTCTGTTTTTCACCGCGACAGATCCCGACGGCAACACGATCCTCGTCACCGACCGCTAA
- a CDS encoding acyl-CoA dehydrogenase, which translates to MADAAVRTKKPATSKRTPAGGAPTAPHTAAEASDPRIDIAAVTDLLLGTWGDTRREAREMIKDPAFWRIDGQPMPEHRERVLTQLHLLVEHGGSRRAFPEEYGGLNDNGANLAGFQELVLADPSLQIKSGVQWGLFGSAIFQLGTQKHHEAWLPGVIDVSLPGAFAMTETGHGSDVAAIGTTATYDADTEEFVIHTPFRGAYKDYLGNAALHGKAATVFAQLITGGVNYGVHCFFVPIRDDEGSMLPGIISEDDGVKGGLNGIDNGRLAFDQVRVPRFNLLDRYGQVAADGSYTSDIPSPGRRFFTMLGALVQGRVSLDGAATTGTALALHIALTYANQRRQFDSGAGTEEVVLLDYGKHQRRLLPLLAQNYAQFFSHDELLRKFDAVFSGRTDTSEEREDLETLAAALKPLSTWNALSTIQEAREACGGSGFLAENRLVGLHQDLDVYVTFEGDNNVLLQLVGKRLLSDYAKQFKGADAAKLARFAVGQTAGKLFHGAGLRQLGQAVADFGSTARSVELGLREDQQHELLAGRVQRMVADVAAALRPASKLSPAEAAALFNSHQAELIEAARAHAELLQWEAFTDGVNRVSDEGTTQVLTWLRDLFGMHLIEKHLAWYLVSGRLSAQRAASVSRYIDRLCARLRPHAQDLVDAYGFAPEHVRAPIASGAERARQDEAREYYRALAASGKAPVSEKSLKKK; encoded by the coding sequence ATGGCCGACGCCGCCGTCCGCACCAAGAAGCCCGCCACCAGCAAGCGCACGCCTGCCGGTGGCGCCCCGACCGCCCCGCACACGGCGGCTGAGGCATCCGATCCCCGCATAGACATCGCCGCTGTCACCGACCTCCTCCTCGGCACATGGGGCGACACCCGCCGTGAGGCCCGCGAGATGATCAAGGACCCCGCCTTCTGGCGCATCGACGGGCAGCCGATGCCCGAGCACCGGGAGCGCGTGCTGACGCAGCTGCACCTGCTGGTCGAGCACGGCGGCTCGCGCCGCGCCTTCCCCGAGGAGTACGGCGGCCTGAACGACAACGGCGCGAACCTCGCGGGCTTCCAGGAGCTCGTGCTCGCCGATCCCAGCCTGCAGATCAAGTCCGGTGTGCAGTGGGGGCTCTTCGGCTCGGCGATCTTCCAGCTCGGCACCCAGAAGCACCACGAGGCATGGCTGCCGGGCGTCATCGACGTGAGCCTGCCGGGTGCATTCGCGATGACCGAGACCGGGCACGGATCGGATGTCGCCGCCATCGGCACGACCGCGACCTACGACGCCGACACCGAGGAGTTCGTGATCCACACGCCGTTCCGCGGCGCGTACAAGGACTACCTCGGCAATGCCGCGCTGCACGGCAAGGCGGCGACCGTCTTCGCGCAGCTCATCACCGGCGGCGTCAACTACGGTGTGCACTGCTTCTTCGTGCCGATCCGCGATGACGAGGGCAGCATGCTGCCCGGCATCATCAGCGAGGACGACGGCGTCAAGGGCGGCCTCAACGGCATCGACAACGGCCGGCTCGCGTTCGACCAGGTGCGCGTCCCGCGCTTCAACCTGCTCGACCGCTACGGCCAGGTCGCCGCGGACGGCTCGTACACGTCCGACATCCCGAGCCCCGGTCGCCGCTTCTTCACCATGCTCGGGGCGCTGGTGCAGGGGCGCGTGTCGCTCGACGGCGCAGCGACCACCGGCACCGCCCTCGCCCTGCACATCGCGCTGACGTACGCGAACCAGCGCCGCCAGTTCGACTCGGGCGCCGGTACCGAAGAGGTCGTGCTGCTGGACTACGGCAAGCACCAGCGGCGCCTGCTGCCCCTCCTCGCGCAGAACTACGCGCAGTTCTTCAGCCACGACGAGCTGCTGCGGAAGTTCGACGCGGTCTTCTCGGGGCGCACCGACACCTCCGAGGAGCGCGAGGATCTCGAGACCCTCGCGGCGGCACTGAAGCCGCTCAGCACGTGGAATGCGCTCAGCACCATCCAGGAGGCCCGCGAGGCGTGCGGCGGCTCGGGCTTCCTCGCCGAGAACCGCCTGGTCGGCCTGCATCAGGACCTCGACGTCTACGTCACCTTCGAGGGCGACAACAACGTCCTGCTCCAGCTGGTCGGCAAGCGCCTCCTGTCGGACTACGCCAAGCAGTTCAAGGGGGCGGATGCCGCGAAGCTGGCCCGCTTCGCCGTCGGCCAGACCGCCGGCAAGCTGTTCCACGGCGCGGGCCTGCGTCAGCTCGGCCAGGCCGTCGCCGACTTCGGCTCGACGGCACGCTCGGTGGAGCTGGGCCTGCGCGAGGACCAGCAGCACGAGCTGCTCGCCGGTCGCGTGCAGCGGATGGTCGCCGATGTCGCCGCGGCGCTGCGCCCGGCGTCCAAGCTGTCGCCGGCAGAGGCCGCGGCGCTGTTCAACAGCCACCAGGCCGAGCTCATCGAGGCGGCTCGCGCCCACGCCGAGCTGCTGCAGTGGGAGGCGTTCACGGACGGGGTCAACCGCGTCTCCGACGAAGGCACCACGCAGGTGCTGACCTGGCTGCGCGATCTGTTCGGGATGCACCTGATCGAGAAGCACCTCGCCTGGTACCTCGTCAGCGGGCGTCTGTCGGCGCAGCGTGCCGCATCCGTCTCCCGTTACATCGACCGCCTCTGCGCGCGGCTCCGCCCCCACGCGCAGGACCTGGTCGACGCCTACGGCTTCGCGCCCGAGCACGTGCGGGCGCCCATCGCGTCGGGCGCCGAGCGCGCCCGTCAGGACGAGGCCCGCGAGTACTACCGCGCGCTCGCCGCGTCGGGCAAGGCGCCGGTGTCGGAGAAGTCGCTCAAGAAGAAGTGA
- a CDS encoding glucose-6-phosphate dehydrogenase, which produces MKIVASSDWRDAIPFDTLVLVADVVPGEPTRCFTCGADSEPRERTELWAYKHRHPKNHDGYVRFYCAEHRPVIQRPPAAASVAPTRGTARPASRPAAERRVSKPTIPDRVRAMCPNCFVEVSATGECGMCGWAA; this is translated from the coding sequence ATGAAGATCGTCGCTTCGTCGGACTGGCGGGACGCCATCCCCTTCGACACTCTCGTGCTGGTCGCCGACGTCGTGCCTGGCGAGCCGACGCGGTGCTTCACGTGCGGCGCGGACTCCGAACCGCGGGAGCGCACCGAGCTCTGGGCGTACAAGCACCGGCATCCGAAGAACCACGACGGCTACGTGCGGTTCTACTGCGCGGAGCACCGCCCGGTCATCCAGCGGCCGCCGGCTGCGGCATCCGTCGCCCCGACGCGCGGAACCGCGCGACCTGCATCGCGTCCTGCGGCCGAGCGCCGCGTCTCGAAGCCCACGATCCCCGATCGCGTGCGCGCGATGTGCCCGAACTGCTTCGTCGAGGTGTCGGCGACCGGCGAGTGCGGCATGTGCGGCTGGGCCGCCTGA
- a CDS encoding DNA-3-methyladenine glycosylase I — translation MDVRLGADGRARCAWVGDDLEYARYHDEEWGVPLHGDRALFEKMSLEGFQAGLSWITILRKRPRFREVFAGFEPETVAAFGDDDIARLMTDAGIIRNRAKIEATISNARLVLDLEPGELDAFMWSFAPASHRRPATFAEVPATAPASDALSKALRKRGFRFVGPTTMYALMQSAGMVDDHVDGCWRVIP, via the coding sequence ATCGACGTCCGCCTCGGAGCCGACGGCCGCGCGCGCTGCGCGTGGGTCGGCGACGACCTCGAGTACGCCCGCTACCACGACGAGGAGTGGGGCGTGCCGCTGCACGGCGACCGGGCGCTCTTCGAGAAGATGAGCCTCGAAGGCTTCCAGGCCGGCCTCTCGTGGATCACGATCCTGCGCAAGCGTCCGCGCTTCCGTGAGGTGTTCGCCGGCTTCGAGCCCGAGACCGTGGCGGCGTTCGGCGACGACGACATCGCGCGACTGATGACGGATGCCGGCATCATTCGCAATCGCGCCAAGATCGAGGCCACGATCTCCAACGCACGGCTCGTGCTCGACCTCGAACCGGGTGAGCTCGACGCATTCATGTGGTCGTTCGCGCCGGCATCCCACCGTCGCCCGGCGACGTTCGCCGAGGTGCCCGCCACCGCTCCCGCGTCGGACGCTCTGAGTAAGGCCCTGCGCAAGCGCGGCTTCCGGTTCGTCGGACCGACGACGATGTACGCGCTGATGCAGTCCGCCGGCATGGTCGACGACCACGTCGACGGCTGCTGGCGGGTGATCCCGTAG
- a CDS encoding helix-turn-helix domain-containing protein, with protein MSPRADAVRSRERILEVARGRDARTLRLNDIARDAGVGIGTVYRHFPTVRALIEALSVETLMRLGAAADRAVAEPDAHAAFRGFLEDALTLQLQDSGLETVLTDLALTDPDLHDECTVARGKVFTGYDAVLSRAQRDGVVRRDLSVAQLQRLICGVEHAVRLGAPADRDLLLDILLSGMRPAALDSPAATTAAPIRRSAAIG; from the coding sequence ATGAGCCCCCGAGCCGACGCCGTTCGCAGTCGTGAGCGCATCCTCGAGGTCGCGCGCGGACGCGACGCCCGCACCCTCCGCCTCAATGACATCGCCCGTGATGCCGGCGTCGGGATCGGCACCGTCTACCGCCACTTCCCGACCGTCCGGGCTCTGATCGAGGCTCTCAGCGTCGAAACCCTGATGCGGTTGGGCGCCGCCGCAGACCGCGCCGTCGCCGAGCCCGATGCGCACGCGGCGTTCCGGGGATTCCTCGAAGACGCGCTCACGCTGCAGTTGCAGGACAGCGGCCTCGAGACCGTGCTCACGGACCTCGCCCTCACCGACCCCGACCTGCACGACGAATGCACCGTCGCGCGAGGCAAGGTCTTCACGGGGTACGACGCGGTGCTCTCGCGCGCGCAGCGGGACGGCGTGGTGCGCCGCGACCTCTCGGTCGCCCAGCTTCAGCGCCTGATCTGCGGGGTCGAGCACGCCGTGCGTCTCGGCGCTCCTGCCGATCGCGACCTGCTGCTCGACATCCTGCTCTCGGGGATGCGCCCGGCAGCCCTCGACTCACCGGCCGCGACCACGGCCGCGCCGATCCGTCGCAGCGCGGCCATCGGCTGA
- a CDS encoding LLM class flavin-dependent oxidoreductase, which translates to MDYGHALEFGAFITPAAATPEAPVLLSQVAEASGLDLVTFQDHPYQPAFLDTWTLMSFVAARTDSIRIAPNVLNVPLRPPAVVARAAASIDLLSGGRFDLTLGAGGFWDAIEAMGGTRLTPGQAVTALEEAIDVIRALWHTDERGGVFTDGRYHRVHGAKRGPRPAHDIPIHIGAYKPRMLALTGRKGDGWLPSLGYMQPGDLAKGNAAIDEAAQSVGRDPREIRRLLNVGQLAADPREFAERLARLALEDGIGTFILAGDDPNLMQRFGEDVAPAVRELVAVERGTRGVSAAPVRSSAALAARRDGIAYDDVPAGLTAIEPGDFDYGDVRATYMRGGAPGLVLQPASPQQVGQAIGFARRHPELPLSVRSGGHGISGRSTNDGGIVIDLRQLDEIEVLDSARRLVRIGPGARWAQVAAVLGEHGWALSSGDYGGVGVGGLATAGGIGLLAREHGLTIDHLRAAELVLADGSIVRTDASTHPELLWAIRGAGANVGVVTAFEFEVDEVGQLGYAQLAFQVDDIAAFLEGYGRIVESSPRDLTLFLLTGGPRPGQPQVVQLYGVVDSDDPDTIIARLQPFAELAPLVQQSVQLTTYAQIMANADLGPQHGAGEPHSRSGLIEHVTPAFAAAAARMLESGAVPFFQLRAVGGAVADVAEDATAYAHRAANFSVAALGSHPDRLDARWRALAAHVDGMYLSFDSSERPERIAEAFPPATLARLRAIKAAYDPACVFRDNFAIEPAADAGEADAVADAADSPAGAAPSDAAESDAA; encoded by the coding sequence ATGGACTACGGACATGCTCTCGAATTCGGCGCCTTCATCACGCCCGCGGCCGCGACCCCCGAAGCGCCGGTGCTGCTGTCGCAGGTGGCCGAGGCATCGGGGCTCGATCTCGTCACCTTCCAGGACCACCCGTATCAGCCGGCGTTCCTCGACACGTGGACGCTCATGTCGTTCGTCGCGGCGCGCACCGACTCCATCCGGATCGCGCCGAACGTGCTCAACGTGCCGCTGCGGCCGCCCGCCGTCGTGGCGCGTGCGGCGGCGAGCATCGACCTGCTCTCGGGCGGGCGTTTCGACCTCACGCTCGGCGCCGGCGGTTTCTGGGACGCCATCGAGGCCATGGGAGGCACGCGCCTCACTCCCGGTCAGGCGGTGACGGCCCTCGAAGAGGCGATCGACGTGATCCGGGCGCTCTGGCACACCGACGAGAGGGGCGGCGTCTTCACCGACGGCCGGTACCACCGGGTGCACGGGGCGAAGCGCGGCCCGCGGCCCGCGCACGACATCCCGATCCACATCGGGGCGTACAAGCCGCGCATGCTGGCTCTGACCGGCCGCAAGGGCGACGGCTGGCTGCCGTCGCTCGGGTACATGCAGCCCGGCGACCTCGCCAAGGGGAACGCCGCCATCGACGAAGCCGCGCAGTCCGTCGGCCGTGATCCGCGCGAGATCCGGCGCCTGCTGAACGTCGGGCAGCTCGCCGCCGACCCCCGGGAGTTCGCCGAGCGCCTCGCGCGCCTCGCACTCGAGGACGGCATCGGCACCTTCATCCTCGCGGGCGACGACCCGAACCTGATGCAGCGCTTCGGGGAGGACGTGGCGCCGGCGGTCCGCGAGCTCGTAGCGGTGGAACGCGGCACCCGTGGCGTCTCGGCGGCGCCGGTGCGGTCGTCGGCTGCGCTCGCCGCCCGCCGTGACGGCATCGCGTACGACGACGTTCCGGCAGGACTGACGGCGATCGAGCCCGGCGACTTCGACTACGGCGACGTGCGTGCGACCTACATGCGCGGCGGCGCACCGGGCCTCGTGCTGCAGCCGGCCTCGCCGCAGCAGGTCGGGCAGGCGATCGGCTTCGCGCGGCGGCATCCCGAACTGCCGCTCTCAGTGCGCAGCGGCGGCCACGGCATCAGCGGCCGGAGCACGAACGACGGCGGCATCGTGATCGACCTCCGGCAGCTCGATGAGATCGAGGTGCTCGACTCCGCGCGGCGTCTCGTGCGGATCGGGCCCGGCGCGCGCTGGGCGCAGGTCGCCGCTGTGCTGGGGGAGCACGGCTGGGCGCTGAGCTCGGGCGACTACGGCGGTGTGGGCGTCGGCGGGCTCGCCACCGCGGGCGGAATCGGCCTGCTCGCGCGCGAGCACGGTCTCACCATCGACCACCTGCGGGCGGCCGAGCTGGTGCTCGCCGACGGCTCGATCGTGCGGACGGACGCCTCGACCCACCCCGAGCTGCTCTGGGCCATCCGGGGCGCCGGCGCCAACGTGGGCGTCGTCACCGCCTTCGAGTTCGAGGTCGACGAGGTCGGTCAGTTGGGATACGCGCAGCTCGCGTTCCAGGTCGACGACATCGCGGCGTTCCTCGAGGGCTACGGCCGCATCGTGGAGTCGTCGCCCCGCGATCTCACGCTGTTCCTGCTGACCGGCGGCCCCCGACCGGGGCAGCCGCAGGTGGTGCAGCTGTACGGCGTGGTCGACTCCGACGATCCCGACACGATCATCGCCCGCCTGCAGCCGTTCGCCGAACTCGCCCCGCTCGTGCAGCAGTCGGTGCAGCTGACGACGTACGCGCAGATCATGGCGAACGCCGACCTCGGCCCGCAGCACGGGGCCGGCGAGCCGCACTCGCGCTCCGGTCTGATCGAGCACGTCACGCCGGCCTTCGCCGCGGCGGCGGCACGGATGCTGGAATCCGGCGCCGTGCCGTTCTTCCAGCTGCGCGCGGTCGGCGGGGCCGTGGCCGATGTCGCCGAGGACGCGACCGCCTACGCGCACCGGGCGGCGAACTTCTCGGTGGCGGCGCTCGGATCCCACCCGGACCGCCTCGACGCCCGGTGGCGCGCGCTCGCGGCGCACGTGGACGGGATGTACCTGAGCTTCGACTCGTCCGAGCGGCCGGAGCGGATCGCCGAGGCCTTCCCGCCGGCGACGCTCGCTCGCCTCCGGGCGATCAAGGCGGCGTACGACCCGGCCTGCGTCTTCCGCGACAACTTCGCGATCGAGCCCGCCGCCGACGCCGGCGAGGCCGACGCCGTCGCCGACGCCGCGGATTCCCCCGCCGGCGCCGCGCCGTCCGACGCGGCGGAGTCCGACGCGGCCTGA
- a CDS encoding excinuclease ABC subunit UvrA, protein MAENSPSHVADSHEVIRVVGARENNLKNVSVEIPKRRLTVFTGVSGSGKSSLVFGTIANESQRLINETYPTFVQQFMGQLSRPEVDALENVSPAIIVDQERMGSNARSTVGTATDAHAMLRLLFSRIGQPHVGSPQAFSFNIPSVSGAGAVTFEKSGKKVKERRSFEITGGMCPRCEGLGEVSDVDLDELYDKTKSLAEGAMTVPGYNVDGWMVKGFTESGFVDPAKPIQDYTDQERADFLYKEPTKVKINGINMTYEGLVPKITKSFLQKDRDSLQPHVRAFVDRAVKFMPCPDCGGTRLNEGARSSKINGTSIADAAAMQITDLAAWLDTVDDPSVAPLMVGLRQTIASFIDIGLGYLSLDRSSGTLSGGEAQRTKMIRHLGSALTDISYVFDEPTAGLHPHDIERMNRLLKLLRDKGNTVLVVEHKPEVIEIADHVVDLGPGAGRAGGEVQYEGDVAGLRASGTITGRHLDDRARLKASTRAAKGALEIRGATQHNLKEVDVDVPLGILTVVTGVAGSGKSSLIHGNVPGFDDVVVVDQAPIKGNRRSSPATYTGILDTIRSAFAKANGVKPALFSANSEGACPACRGLGVIITNLGFTQTVETLCELCEGSGFSDEVLEYTLDGKNIAEVLAMSATEAAAFLGKGPAHTILVRMIDVGLGYLTLGQALNTLSGGERQRLKLAISMAKKGAIYVLDEPTTGLHLADVQNMLGMLDRLVEAGNSVIVIEHHQAVMAHADWIIDIGPGAGHDGGAIVFEGTPADLVAGADTLTAQHLREYVGAREGVAAS, encoded by the coding sequence ATGGCAGAGAACTCCCCTTCGCACGTCGCGGATTCGCACGAGGTCATCCGGGTCGTGGGTGCGCGCGAGAACAACCTCAAGAACGTGTCGGTCGAGATCCCGAAGCGCCGGCTCACGGTCTTCACGGGGGTGAGCGGGTCGGGCAAGTCGTCGCTGGTGTTCGGCACGATCGCGAACGAGTCGCAGCGGCTCATCAACGAGACCTACCCGACGTTCGTGCAGCAGTTCATGGGGCAGCTCAGCCGCCCAGAGGTCGACGCGCTCGAGAACGTGAGCCCCGCGATCATCGTCGACCAGGAGCGCATGGGCTCGAACGCGCGATCGACGGTGGGCACGGCGACCGACGCGCACGCGATGCTGCGGCTGCTGTTCAGCCGCATCGGGCAGCCGCATGTGGGCTCGCCGCAGGCGTTCTCGTTCAACATCCCGTCTGTCTCGGGCGCCGGTGCGGTCACTTTCGAGAAGTCGGGCAAGAAGGTCAAGGAGCGCCGCTCGTTCGAGATCACCGGCGGCATGTGCCCGCGCTGCGAGGGCCTCGGCGAGGTGAGCGACGTCGACCTCGACGAGCTGTACGACAAGACCAAGTCGCTCGCCGAGGGTGCGATGACGGTGCCGGGCTACAACGTCGACGGCTGGATGGTGAAGGGGTTCACCGAGTCGGGCTTCGTCGATCCGGCCAAGCCCATCCAGGACTACACCGACCAGGAACGCGCGGACTTCCTCTACAAGGAGCCGACGAAGGTCAAGATCAACGGCATCAACATGACCTACGAGGGTCTCGTGCCGAAGATCACCAAGTCGTTCCTCCAGAAGGACCGCGACTCGCTGCAGCCGCACGTCCGCGCCTTCGTCGACCGAGCGGTGAAGTTCATGCCGTGCCCTGACTGCGGCGGCACGCGTCTCAACGAGGGCGCGCGGTCGTCGAAGATCAACGGGACCAGCATCGCGGATGCCGCAGCCATGCAGATCACGGATCTCGCGGCGTGGCTCGACACGGTGGACGACCCGTCCGTCGCGCCGCTGATGGTGGGCCTGCGTCAGACGATCGCGTCGTTCATCGACATCGGGCTCGGATACCTGTCGCTCGACCGATCGTCGGGCACGCTCTCGGGCGGCGAAGCGCAGCGCACCAAGATGATCCGGCACCTCGGCTCGGCGCTGACCGACATCAGCTACGTGTTCGACGAACCGACGGCAGGGCTGCACCCGCACGACATCGAGCGCATGAACCGGCTGCTCAAGCTGCTGCGCGACAAGGGCAACACCGTGCTGGTCGTCGAGCACAAGCCCGAGGTGATCGAGATCGCCGACCACGTGGTCGACCTGGGGCCGGGCGCCGGTCGCGCGGGTGGCGAGGTGCAGTACGAGGGGGATGTCGCGGGCCTGCGCGCGTCCGGAACCATCACGGGCCGTCACCTCGACGACCGCGCGCGGCTGAAGGCGTCGACCCGGGCGGCGAAGGGCGCGCTCGAGATCCGCGGCGCGACCCAGCACAATCTCAAGGAGGTCGACGTGGACGTGCCGCTCGGCATCCTGACCGTCGTCACCGGCGTCGCCGGCTCCGGCAAGTCGTCGCTCATCCACGGCAACGTGCCCGGCTTCGACGATGTCGTCGTGGTCGACCAGGCGCCGATCAAGGGCAACCGGCGCTCGAGTCCCGCCACGTACACCGGCATCCTCGACACGATCCGCTCGGCGTTCGCCAAGGCCAACGGGGTGAAGCCGGCGCTGTTCAGCGCCAACTCCGAAGGGGCGTGCCCCGCATGCCGCGGCCTCGGCGTGATCATCACCAACCTCGGCTTCACGCAGACCGTCGAGACGCTGTGCGAGCTGTGCGAAGGCTCGGGCTTCAGCGACGAGGTGCTGGAGTACACCCTCGACGGCAAGAACATCGCCGAGGTGCTCGCGATGTCGGCGACCGAGGCGGCCGCGTTCCTCGGCAAGGGCCCCGCGCACACCATCCTGGTGCGCATGATCGACGTCGGCCTCGGCTACCTGACCCTCGGCCAGGCGCTCAACACGCTGTCGGGCGGTGAGCGGCAGCGCCTCAAGCTCGCGATCTCGATGGCCAAGAAGGGTGCGATCTATGTGCTCGACGAGCCCACGACCGGACTGCACCTCGCCGACGTCCAGAACATGCTCGGCATGCTCGATCGCCTGGTCGAAGCCGGCAACAGCGTGATCGTGATCGAGCACCACCAGGCGGTCATGGCGCACGCCGACTGGATCATCGACATCGGGCCCGGCGCCGGCCACGACGGCGGGGCGATCGTGTTCGAGGGCACCCCGGCCGACCTGGTCGCGGGTGCCGACACGCTCACCGCGCAGCACCTGCGCGAGTATGTCGGCGCTCGCGAGGGCGTCGCCGCGTCCTGA